The genomic region GTCTTTGGTGGCATGGCATAGGAGAATATGATGAAGAGGATCAAGGAGAAAACCAGGGCAGGAATGATGTCATTCAGACCTGGAATGCTTGGGATGAACTTATACTCCATCATGAAGAACAGTATGCTGCCTCCGATGATTGAAGCACTGCATCCAGCATTTGAAGCCTTTTTCCAATAGAGTCCCAGTACATATGGGAAGAATGTTCCTGCAGCTCTCAGGGTGAAGGAAAAAGCAAGCAACGTGATGATATTGCTTGCAACATCTGCAACGACAAAGGCAAAGATACCGATGATGACCATGGTAATCTTGGTAACGATCATGATTTCCTTTTGACTTGCCTTCTTTCTGAAGAATATATGATAGATGTCATTGGAAAACATTGATCCTGCACCCAGCAGATCGGAATCTGCACTGCTCATCGTTGCACTGATGATACCGGCAAAGAGTATGCCGCATACAAGTGCAGGCATGCTGGTGATAGCCAAGGCCGGCAATGCATAACGGGTATTGTGGGCCAATGCATCTTCTACAGAAGCACCAAGCATTCCTTGGTTGTTGAGGGAAAGCATTGCCAGGCCAAGGATGACAGGGATGAAAGCGAAGACAAAGTTGATGATTGCAGCGATGATGGAGCCTTGTTTTGCAACTTTGCCGTTCCTGGCTGCATAATATCGTGAAACAGCTTCCTGCCCGATGACAAACGTAGCGATGTACATGATGACGTAGCCTATGATCTGGCCCCAGCCTCCGATACCTTTTGTCAAGCTGAAGTGGTCTGCAGGGATAGTCTGCCGTATGGCAGTCCAGCCTCCGCAGAGTTTCAGTGCAAACGGAATAGCTATGCTCATACCTATTACGATAAGAAATACCTGTATGAAATCAGTAAGGGTGACTGACCATAGTCCTCCCATGATGGCATATACGGTGATGACGATGGTAACTATTGCCAGTGCTGTGGTCTTATTGAGTCCCAGCATGACTTCGATGATTGAGGCTGAAGCTTTGAACTGGGCTGCCGTGAGTCCTATGAGTGCAAGGATCATGATGATGGCACAGAAAGTACCTGAAGCCTTGTCATATCGGCGTCTGAAGTATTCGGGGACTGTCTTGACTTCTGCCTGCCGGATATGGGGGGCGATGAAAGAAAGAATGACAAAGGCAATGCCCATTGCGATGATATACCAGGCAGCACTGGCACCCCAACTACCATAGGAATTTGCAACGACTCCCAGTGAGGATCCTCCGCCGATTTCAGTTGCTGCCAATGTTCCGGCCATAAGGAATGGTCCCAGCCTTCTGCCGGCAATCATAAAATCAGTATTCGTACTGATTTTCTTTGAAGAATAGAAACCAATTCCCAACATTGCAAGCATGTAGATTATTACGATGGAAATAATCATCATGTTCATTTTCTTTTGCTCTCCTTAGTTATTTTGATAGAGAAGTATACCACACAAATTTGATATCAGGTCAAGAATATTTCATATATGTATCACAATCTTGTTGTCTTGTGCTTAGTATGTAAACTGCAATTGATTGGTATTAGACTTCCCATACATAACCAGGGTGAATGCTTGAATTAAAAGAAATTTACAATTTGCTGTTCCTCCTCTATACTTGGCAGATAAGGAGGATATGATGAAACATGATATGGTCAAAGTCATCGCCTCCTGTATTGCTGTCGTGCTTATGCTTGTCTTCTTCAATCAGTTCATAAAGAAGGAACAGGCTGAAATGGAGGAGCATGTTACCTTCGGTGCAACCTATATGTCGATGGACAATCCTTTCTTTGAGGAACTGAATTCTTCCATGCAGGAGATAATCGAAGCAAACGGTGACAGGCTCATTGCCCGTAACCCTGCCCAGAACCAGGAGAAGCAGAACCAGCAGATCTATGATATGCTGGCCCAAGGCATAGATCTGCTGTTCATCAATCCCGTAGATTGGAAAGGAGTGATGCCTGCTTTGGTTGCCTGCAGGAATGCAGGGATCCCTGTGGTCAATGTCGATACCAATGTATTCGATACTTCCTATGTCGATTCCATAATTCTTTCCGACAACTATCTGGCAGGTGTCCAGATTGCCAATGATGTCATTTCGAAAAGGGACAGTGGGCGGATTGTCATCCTTTCCCACGACAGTATCTTTTCGACGTATGAAAGAGTCAGAGGCTTTGAAGAGACGATTGCAAAATCCCATAAGGATTTCAAGGTCGTATATAAGACAACGACAGTCGTTACTTTGGAAGCTTCCATGGATGCCATGCTGAAGTTCCTTGATTATAAGATTCCGTTTGACATAGTCCTGGGTGGCAATGACCCTACGGCTCTGGGAGCACTGGCGGCTATGCAGAAGACAAACATAGGGCTTGATAAGCTTATCTATGGCATCGATGGTTCTCCGTTGGGCAAAGCAATGGTCAAGCAGGGCTACATGGATGGGACCAGTGCACAGTTTCCCATTGAGATAGGGGAGAAATCCGCACATATTGCCTATGAGATATTGGCAGGCAAGGAAGTTCCCAAGCAGATTCTCATACCTGTCAAGCTCATTACTTCTGACAATGTCGATGATTTTGATATATCGGGGTGGCAGTGATGAATGTAAGCAACCTCAGACAAATCAAATATCTGCTTCTGTTGATAAACATACTTGCAGTCATGTTCATTGCCATTGTCATACGGAATACGACACAGTATATCTGCATGCTTGGTGCTGCCAGCTCCTTTCTGTTTGAAGTGAAGGCAATACCCATGAATCCAAACGGCAATTATTTCCTTGTCTTTGCCTTGTCTGCTGTATTGCTGTTTAATTTCCTGCTCAGGCAATTTGTCATTCCTTCCGAAACTGATAAGATTACGGTGACCTTGTTGCTGGATTCTGCTGCGACGATATTGCTTATGGTCTTTGAAGATTTCAATTACAATGGTATTATCCTATGGATCATAGCTAATTTTGTCTACTATGTGAATTCTCCGAAGAAGTTCCTGGCAATCGGCATCGGCATTGCAGGGTATATCTTTTCAAACTATGGCTTGCTGTCCATCTATACACCGCTCTTTTCAATTGAAAAATATTTCGTAGTCTATCAATCATTTACCAGGACATTGCTTTTTATTCTCTATTATTCCCTTTCTGCCTTGAACCTGATCGTCTTCATCATTTTCTGCATCCTGGTAATTCAGGAACAGGAAGGTATCATAGAAGAAGTAAACCATCTGTATTCGCAGCTCAGTGATGCCAACAAAGAGCTGAAGAAACTGGCGGACATCAAGGAAAAGATGGGTGAGACCAGAGAGAGAAATAGGATTGCCAGGGAAATCCATGATACCATAGGCCATTCCCTTATGTCGATTTCCATTGGTATTGATGCAGCTTTGACATTGATTGACAATAATCCTTCCCAGGCAAAAAGGCAGTTGCAGACAGTGTCGACAGTTGCAAGGGAAGGTATTGCCGATATAAGAAGGTCGGTAAGTGCTCTGCGGCCTGATACCTTGGGATCCCATAGGCTGAGCCAACAGATAAGCCATCTGGTGGATAAGACTGTCAATGCAACAGGTATCGTGATTCACTATACCTGTGAGGAAAAACTGGAATTTGAGAATGATGAGGAAAATGCCATTTTCAGGGTGGTGCAGGAAAGCCTGACGAATGCAATCAAGCATGGTCATGCGACTGTCGTGGATATTACATTGGAAAAAAAGGATGGGAATCTGCTTATCTTGGTCAGGGACAATGGTTGTGGCTGTCAGCATATGGTTCCGGGATTCGGTACTGCGCATATGAAAGAGCGCATTGAGATGCTTGATGGAAGTATTGAGTTTGTTTCTGACGACGGTTTTGCAGTAAAGGCCATCATTCCCATAAGGGTGGAGGGAGGTAATGATAAAAGTATTGATAGCTGATGATCAGCAGCTGATTCGTGAAAGTCTGAAAATTGTCTTGCAACAGACCGAGACTATTGAAGTGACAGACAGCGTAGGGAACGGATATCAGGTAATCCAGAGCGTGAAGGAAAAGAAACCTGATGTCATTCTGATGGATATACGGATGCCGAACTTGGACGGTGTCCAATGTACCAGGCAGATAAAGGAACAGTATCCTCAGATCAAGATCATTATCCTGACGACTTTCGATGATGATGAATATGTCTATGATGCCCTGCGTTATGGAGCCAGTGGCTACCTGCTCAAAGGAGTATCCATGGATGAGCTGATAAATGCCATTCGGATCGTCCATGAAGGGCAGGCTATGATCAATCCTGACATACAGGCGAAGGTCGTACGTCTTTTTTCTGAGTTGGCCAATCTAGGGGAGAATATCAGCCAGAGCATCATCATCGACAAAGCAGATGTCAGTACGTTGTCTTCATCTGACTGGAAGGTGATACGTGAAGTTGAAAAAGGCCTTTCAAACAAAGAAATAGCTGAAAAACTGTTTCTTTCGGAAGGAACTGTCAGAAATTACATTTCCAATATCCTGACGAAGCTTGAACTGCGCGACAGGACCCAGCTTGCAATCTGGGCAATTGAAAACAAGTTGCTGAAACCGAAGCCATGAAAATTAAAAATTCATTCCTGCTGGTTGCCGTCCTTGTCGCTTCATTGCTTTCAATCTGTCTGTATGCATTGCTGTCCTATACCCGCCAGACGCAAGGTAAGGATATCGTACTTGAGCTGGGTGTCTTCGCAGGTCCTTATTGGGATGTCACTGATGAAGACTACTATAAGTTGGTTGACAAGGCCATTGAAAAATTTGAACAGAACAATCCTGGTGTACACGTTCATTATGAGTCCGGTGTCAGGATGATTGATTACAGCGAATGGCTGAGTGAAAGGATTCTGAAAGGTGAGACTCCCGATGTCATGATTATTCCCAGCCGCGATTTCAACATGCTCATTTCCTTGAAGGTACTCAGGAACCTAGGAGACTTGATCAGCAGTGATCCGGAAATAAATGCTGGAAGTTTCTTTCCGTTCGGTTACAGTTCAGGGTCTATGAACGGGCGCCAATATGCACTTCCGTTTGAGGTAAACCCGAAGCTGATGGCTGTAAACAAGACCTTGCTGCAGCGTGAGGGGTATGATGTACCTTCCTTGGACTGGAAATGGAATGATTTCTATGACCTTTGCTACCATCTGACAAGGGATTTGGATGGAGATGGGCAGAAGGATATCTTCGGTGTCTGTAATTACAAATGGACCGATGCCGTGTATTCCAACGGAGCCAGGCTTTTTGACAGGGATGGCAGCAAGGCTTATTTCAATGATGCCGGTGTCATCGAAGCTGTCAAGTTCATGCAACGTCTGAATGACCTGAACAATGACATCAAGTTGACCAAGGATGACTTTGACATGGGAAAAGTTGCTTTTATGCCTCTTACCTTTGCAGAGTATAAGACGTATACGACATATCCTTACAAAATCGAAAAATATATGGATCTGAACTGGAGTTTCATTACTTTGCCTGCCGGACCATCAGGGGACAATGTATCGGTAGCG from Spirochaetia bacterium harbors:
- a CDS encoding sodium:solute symporter family protein produces the protein MNMMIISIVIIYMLAMLGIGFYSSKKISTNTDFMIAGRRLGPFLMAGTLAATEIGGGSSLGVVANSYGSWGASAAWYIIAMGIAFVILSFIAPHIRQAEVKTVPEYFRRRYDKASGTFCAIIMILALIGLTAAQFKASASIIEVMLGLNKTTALAIVTIVITVYAIMGGLWSVTLTDFIQVFLIVIGMSIAIPFALKLCGGWTAIRQTIPADHFSLTKGIGGWGQIIGYVIMYIATFVIGQEAVSRYYAARNGKVAKQGSIIAAIINFVFAFIPVILGLAMLSLNNQGMLGASVEDALAHNTRYALPALAITSMPALVCGILFAGIISATMSSADSDLLGAGSMFSNDIYHIFFRKKASQKEIMIVTKITMVIIGIFAFVVADVASNIITLLAFSFTLRAAGTFFPYVLGLYWKKASNAGCSASIIGGSILFFMMEYKFIPSIPGLNDIIPALVFSLILFIIFSYAMPPKTETLELAPEED
- a CDS encoding sensor histidine kinase, whose translation is MNVSNLRQIKYLLLLINILAVMFIAIVIRNTTQYICMLGAASSFLFEVKAIPMNPNGNYFLVFALSAVLLFNFLLRQFVIPSETDKITVTLLLDSAATILLMVFEDFNYNGIILWIIANFVYYVNSPKKFLAIGIGIAGYIFSNYGLLSIYTPLFSIEKYFVVYQSFTRTLLFILYYSLSALNLIVFIIFCILVIQEQEGIIEEVNHLYSQLSDANKELKKLADIKEKMGETRERNRIAREIHDTIGHSLMSISIGIDAALTLIDNNPSQAKRQLQTVSTVAREGIADIRRSVSALRPDTLGSHRLSQQISHLVDKTVNATGIVIHYTCEEKLEFENDEENAIFRVVQESLTNAIKHGHATVVDITLEKKDGNLLILVRDNGCGCQHMVPGFGTAHMKERIEMLDGSIEFVSDDGFAVKAIIPIRVEGGNDKSIDS
- a CDS encoding extracellular solute-binding protein, whose product is MKIKNSFLLVAVLVASLLSICLYALLSYTRQTQGKDIVLELGVFAGPYWDVTDEDYYKLVDKAIEKFEQNNPGVHVHYESGVRMIDYSEWLSERILKGETPDVMIIPSRDFNMLISLKVLRNLGDLISSDPEINAGSFFPFGYSSGSMNGRQYALPFEVNPKLMAVNKTLLQREGYDVPSLDWKWNDFYDLCYHLTRDLDGDGQKDIFGVCNYKWTDAVYSNGARLFDRDGSKAYFNDAGVIEAVKFMQRLNDLNNDIKLTKDDFDMGKVAFMPLTFAEYKTYTTYPYKIEKYMDLNWSFITLPAGPSGDNVSVADSLLMGISSNSSHEQLAYRLLKTFTADSEIQLDIYNYGHGASALKEAASSPQVEKIMQDKMAENDMNYDSNLIIQVLDNSMFCPVFSKYDELMALANNTIEHIISEDENAESSLRKFQRDILKLIE
- a CDS encoding response regulator transcription factor, encoding MIKVLIADDQQLIRESLKIVLQQTETIEVTDSVGNGYQVIQSVKEKKPDVILMDIRMPNLDGVQCTRQIKEQYPQIKIIILTTFDDDEYVYDALRYGASGYLLKGVSMDELINAIRIVHEGQAMINPDIQAKVVRLFSELANLGENISQSIIIDKADVSTLSSSDWKVIREVEKGLSNKEIAEKLFLSEGTVRNYISNILTKLELRDRTQLAIWAIENKLLKPKP
- a CDS encoding sugar ABC transporter substrate-binding protein, whose product is MKHDMVKVIASCIAVVLMLVFFNQFIKKEQAEMEEHVTFGATYMSMDNPFFEELNSSMQEIIEANGDRLIARNPAQNQEKQNQQIYDMLAQGIDLLFINPVDWKGVMPALVACRNAGIPVVNVDTNVFDTSYVDSIILSDNYLAGVQIANDVISKRDSGRIVILSHDSIFSTYERVRGFEETIAKSHKDFKVVYKTTTVVTLEASMDAMLKFLDYKIPFDIVLGGNDPTALGALAAMQKTNIGLDKLIYGIDGSPLGKAMVKQGYMDGTSAQFPIEIGEKSAHIAYEILAGKEVPKQILIPVKLITSDNVDDFDISGWQ